From the Lathyrus oleraceus cultivar Zhongwan6 chromosome 4, CAAS_Psat_ZW6_1.0, whole genome shotgun sequence genome, one window contains:
- the LOC127136053 gene encoding uncharacterized protein LOC127136053, protein MYLKAKYCNEPLPNEGPNIGSRWGLIFDGVVNAYGNGIGAVIITPHGLHIPFTARLTFKCMNNMAECEACIMGLEEAIDLRIKNLDVYGDSTLVVNQIKGEQENRQPGLIPYKDYARRLSTFFNKIEFHHIPREENQMADALASLASMINVNHWIDVPKINVLRLDRPAHVFAMEEVSDDKPWYHDIKCYLQSQEYPHGASKD, encoded by the coding sequence ATGTACTTAAAAGCCAAATATTGCAATGAACCATTGCCAAATGAAGGGCCAAATATAGGTTCTCGATGGGGTTTAATATTTGATGGAGTagttaatgcttatggtaatggtattggggcagtaatcatcaCTCCTCATGGCTTACATATCCCTTTTACTGCAAGATTAACATTCAAGTGCATGAACAACATGGCGGAATGCGAAGCCTGCATCATGGGTctagaagaagccattgatcttagaataaAAAATCTCGATGTTTATGGAGACTCAACTCTAGTTGTCAATCAAATTAAAGGAGAACAAGAAAATCGTCAACCCGGCCTaatcccatacaaagactatgcaaggAGGTTATCTACTTTCTTCAACAAGATTGAATTTCATCACATCCCTCGTGAGGAAAATCAAATGGCAGATGCCTTGGCAAGTTTGGCTTCCATGATCAATGTGAATCATTGGATTGATGTGCCTAAGATCAATGTTCTGCGTCTTGATAGACCCGCTCATGTATTTGCAATGGAAGAAGTCTCTGATGACAAGCCatggtaccacgacatcaagtgttATCTCCAGAGTCAAGAATACCCACACGGGGCATCAAAAGATTGA